A window from Vicia villosa cultivar HV-30 ecotype Madison, WI unplaced genomic scaffold, Vvil1.0 ctg.001059F_1_1, whole genome shotgun sequence encodes these proteins:
- the LOC131632985 gene encoding uncharacterized protein LOC131632985: MDIPVDTVKEAKRHTHTYSFFREPLTVLEGLSSLMTAFCLKSFTDNYGNILTLLETVVETPALQTLMQFYDPEMRCFTFQDYQLAPTLEEYSIILNLKIKDEVPFIDVPKEVNFKSIAAALYLSIKEVSDDWKSNGGVSGFSLKFLVRKAKEEFEKKNWNTYNALLAVAIYGIVMFPNVPNFVDSAAVHIFMGKNPIPTLLADTYYAVHSRYEKGGGAITCCLQLLFIWFLSLLPSKGPFVKTRETLKWTHRIMSLTSYDIQWQKYRINVSEVIVGCGEFDNVPLKRSDPEKLKRIIVAWKKIRKHYGAHLGKKESLALTPYVKWIEKRVRNLLLPYDRVAPLQKQPPLILSDSVPTELYKNALVTNYRLHERGQETNLKLFEERDAKMRLMHQLKQVEGASSSQAGVQRRPYELLKEDLHRKQQECLQLQRSESSLKRQKQDSDKMLAEEKAKSA, encoded by the exons ATGGACATTCCAGTTGATACTGTCAAGGAAGCAAAGAGACATACGCACACCTACAGCTTCTTCCGAGAGCCGTTGACCGTATTAGAGGGTTTGAGTTCGTTAATGACCGCTTTCTGTTTGAAGAGTTTCACGGACAACTATGGGAATATTTTGACTTTGTTGGAAACCGTGGTTGAGACGCCTGCTTTGCAAACTTTGATGCAATTTTATGATCCTGAAATGAGGTGTTTTACGTTCCAGGATTACCAGTTGGCTCCGACATTGGAAGAGTACTCTATCATTCTTAATCTCAAGATAAAAGACGAAGTGCCATTCATCGACGTTCCTAAGGAAGTGAATTTCAAGTCGATCGctgctgctctttatttgagcataaaagAAGTATCTGATGATTGGAAGTCGAATGGAGGTGTCTCGGGGTTCTCTTTGAAGTTCTTGGTCAGAAAAGCTAAAGAGGAATTTGAGAAAAAGAATTGGAACACATACAATGCATTGCTTGCTGTGGCCATTTATGGGATTGTGATGTTCCCGAATGTTCCCAATTTTGTAGACTCGGCCGCGGTACACATCTTCATGGGAAAGAATCCTATTCCTACATTGTTGGCCGATACTTATTATGCCGTTCATTCCCGATATGAGAAAGGTGGTGGTGCCATCACTTGTTGCCTGCAGTTGTTGTTCATCTGGTTCCTCTCTTTGTTACCCAGCAAAGGACCTTTTGTGAAGACAAGGGAGACGCTCAAGTGGACCCACAGGATTATGTCACTTACTTCTTATGATATTCAGTGGCAAAAATACCGGATCAATGTTTCTGAGGTGATTGTTGGATGCGGTGAGTTTGATAATGTTCCTTTG AAAAGGTCGGATccagaaaagttaaagaggataaTTGTGGCTTGGAAGAAGATCCGTAAGCATTATGGAGCTCATTTAGGGAAGAAAGAATCGCTTGCTCTGACACCGTATGTTAAGTGGATTGAAAAGCGGGTTAGAAACTTGTTGCTGCCATATGATAGGGTTGCACCacttcaaaagcaacctcctttgaTTCTATCTGACTCTGTGCCAACAGAACTTTACAAGAATGCTTTGGTCACTAACTACAGGTTGCACGAAAGGGGACAAGAGACCAACTTGAAATTATTTGAAGAAAGAGATGCAAAGATGAGGTTGATGCACCAGCTCAAGCAAGTCGAAGGCGCAAGTTCAAGTCAGGCAGGTGTCCAGAGGCGCCCTTATGAGTTGCTAAAGGAAGATTTGCATCGCAAGCAACAAGAGTGTCTACAGTTACAAAGATCAGAGAGTAGTCTCAAGAGGCAGAAGCAGGATTCAGATAAAATGCTAGCGGAAGAGAAAGCCAAGTCAGCTTGA